DNA from Rhizobacter sp. J219:
CTGCCAGCAGCTGCTCGACATGGACGACGATGCGCTGCGTGCGCACTTCCCGATCGACGTGTTCCAGACCGGCTCGGGCACCAGCAGCAACATGAACGCCAACGAGGTGATCGCCACGCTCGCCAGCCGCACGCTTGGCGAGGCGGTGCACCCCAACGACCATGTGAATGCCGGCCAGAGCAGCAACGATGCGATCCCCACCGCCTTGCACCTGAGCGCTGCGCTTGCGCTGCACCGCCAGCTGCTGCCGGCGCTCGACCACCTGGCGCAGGTCACGCGCCACAAGTCGGCCAGCGTGCACCGGCACGTGAAAACCGGCCGCACGCACCTGATGGACGCGATGCCCGTGCGCATGAGCCAGGTGCTGCAGGGCTGGGCGCACCAGGTCGAGGCCGGCGCGGAGCAGCTGCGCGGCTTGCAGCCCGCACTGCTGCAGCTCGCGCAGGGCGGCACGGCGGTCGGCACCGGGGTCAATGCGCACCCGCAGTTTTCGCAGGCCTTTGCTGCCGAGCTGAGCGCGCTCACTGGCTTGCCGTTCCGCCCGGCCGACAGCTTCTTTGCCGCGATGGGCTCGCAAGACACCGCGGTCGCGGTCTCCGGTGCCTGCAAGCGCGTGGCGGTGTCGCTGATGAAGATCGCCAACGACCTGCGCTGGATGAATTCGGGCCCGCTCGCCGGCCTCGCCGAAATCGAGCTGCAGGC
Protein-coding regions in this window:
- a CDS encoding class II fumarate hydratase encodes the protein MNPKPTRTERDSMGTLAVPAEALYGAQTQRAVDNFPISGRGMPPAFIRALVMVKQAAAQANRKLAQIPEPLATAIDAACQQLLDMDDDALRAHFPIDVFQTGSGTSSNMNANEVIATLASRTLGEAVHPNDHVNAGQSSNDAIPTALHLSAALALHRQLLPALDHLAQVTRHKSASVHRHVKTGRTHLMDAMPVRMSQVLQGWAHQVEAGAEQLRGLQPALLQLAQGGTAVGTGVNAHPQFSQAFAAELSALTGLPFRPADSFFAAMGSQDTAVAVSGACKRVAVSLMKIANDLRWMNSGPLAGLAEIELQALQPGSSIMPSKVNPVIPEATTMVAAQVIGLDAAITIAGQSGNFELNVMLPLIASNLLESTTLLANASRLLADKAIASFTVNEQRLQDALSRNPILVTALNPLIGYERAAEIAKQAYKEGRPILDVAAEKTDLGRERLAELLNPAKLTGAD